A genomic segment from Gavia stellata isolate bGavSte3 chromosome 4, bGavSte3.hap2, whole genome shotgun sequence encodes:
- the RAD51AP1 gene encoding RAD51-associated protein 1 isoform X3, with amino-acid sequence MARPVRRNKKIVDYSQFGDLEDDDEDFACIAPPSSKKSRTQLKEPKKEKKEKQKEPHEELTLSQKQTPGKRISLDDKLYQRDLEVALALSVKEKTANILEVQNSEEQGLNQVVDDDVPRSDCRQRTAASQVPAHQKKLLTIDSDDGEHATASEPESVPSEESEEDSDYSEGDDEDFAMEKKKAKGNRKKTKQKMPAAREKKTPKSKINITGITEQKSEPTQKMMSSSSEPVGRPLYTSSPVTDKKPKWIPPAASGSSNNSMKYVSLKSPTQCLRLGLSRLARVKPLHPSATSS; translated from the exons ATGGCGCGGCCGGTGAGGAG GAACAAGAAAATTGTCGATTATTCTCAATTCGGGGATTTGGAAGATGATG ACGAAGACTTTGCATGTATAGCTCCACCTTCCAGCAAAAAATCCAGAACACAGCTCAAGGAAccaaagaaggagaaaaaagagaagcaaaaagagCCACACGAGGAATTGACTCTGTCACAAAAGCAGACACCTGGTAAAAG gataTCCTTGGATGACAAACTGTACCAAAGAGATTTGGAAGTTGCCTTAGCCTTATCCGTCAAAGAAAAAACTGCAAATATCCTTGAGGTGCAAAATTCAGAAGAACAAG GTCTCAATCAGGTTGTGGATGATGATGTACCTAGGAGTGACTGTAGGCAAAGGACAGCAGCATCTCAAGTCCCAGCACACCAGAAGAAGTTACTGACCATTGACAGTGATGATGGAGAGCATGCTACTGCCTCTGAGCCAGAGTCTGTACCCA GTGAGGAGTCAGAAGAAGATTCAGATTACAGTGAAGGTGATGATGAAGACTTTGctatggaaaagaagaaagccaaagggaatagaaagaaaaccaaacaaaagatGCCAGCtgcgagagagaagaaaactccCAAATCCAAGATTAATATTACAG GGATAACGGAACAAAAATCTGAGCCAACACAAAAGATGATGTCCAGTTCTTCAGAACCAGTTGGAAGGCCTTTATATACATCAAGTCCTGTAACAGACAAGAAGCCTAAATGGATACCGCCAG ctgcatcaggaagcAGTAATAACTCTATGAAATATGTTTCGCTTAAGTCACCTACTCAGTGTCTTAGACTCGGCCTCTCCAGACTTGCAAGAGTCAAGCCACTGCATCCCAGTGCTACCAGCAGTTAA
- the RAD51AP1 gene encoding RAD51-associated protein 1 isoform X2, translating into MARPVRRNKKIVDYSQFGDLEDDDEDFACIAPPSSKKSRTQLKEPKKEKKEKQKEPHEELTLSQKQTPGKRISLDDKLYQRDLEVALALSVKEKTANILEVQNSEEQGKHIESENVHRRPLFSNCSVDSELLGLNQVVDDDVPRSDCRQRTAASQVPAHQKKLLTIDSDDGEHATASEPESVPSEESEEDSDYSEGDDEDFAMEKKKAKGNRKKTKQKMPAAREKKTPKSKINITGITEQKSEPTQKMMSSSSEPVGRPLYTSSPVTDKKPKWIPPAASGSSNNSMKYVSLKSPTQCLRLGLSRLARVKPLHPSATSS; encoded by the exons ATGGCGCGGCCGGTGAGGAG GAACAAGAAAATTGTCGATTATTCTCAATTCGGGGATTTGGAAGATGATG ACGAAGACTTTGCATGTATAGCTCCACCTTCCAGCAAAAAATCCAGAACACAGCTCAAGGAAccaaagaaggagaaaaaagagaagcaaaaagagCCACACGAGGAATTGACTCTGTCACAAAAGCAGACACCTGGTAAAAG gataTCCTTGGATGACAAACTGTACCAAAGAGATTTGGAAGTTGCCTTAGCCTTATCCGTCAAAGAAAAAACTGCAAATATCCTTGAGGTGCAAAATTCAGAAGAACAAG GTAAGCATATTGAATCGGAAAATGTGCACAGGAGACCTCTTTTTTCCAACTGCAGTGTAGACAGTGAACTTTTAG GTCTCAATCAGGTTGTGGATGATGATGTACCTAGGAGTGACTGTAGGCAAAGGACAGCAGCATCTCAAGTCCCAGCACACCAGAAGAAGTTACTGACCATTGACAGTGATGATGGAGAGCATGCTACTGCCTCTGAGCCAGAGTCTGTACCCA GTGAGGAGTCAGAAGAAGATTCAGATTACAGTGAAGGTGATGATGAAGACTTTGctatggaaaagaagaaagccaaagggaatagaaagaaaaccaaacaaaagatGCCAGCtgcgagagagaagaaaactccCAAATCCAAGATTAATATTACAG GGATAACGGAACAAAAATCTGAGCCAACACAAAAGATGATGTCCAGTTCTTCAGAACCAGTTGGAAGGCCTTTATATACATCAAGTCCTGTAACAGACAAGAAGCCTAAATGGATACCGCCAG ctgcatcaggaagcAGTAATAACTCTATGAAATATGTTTCGCTTAAGTCACCTACTCAGTGTCTTAGACTCGGCCTCTCCAGACTTGCAAGAGTCAAGCCACTGCATCCCAGTGCTACCAGCAGTTAA
- the RAD51AP1 gene encoding RAD51-associated protein 1 isoform X1, whose protein sequence is MARPVRRNKKIVDYSQFGDLEDDDEDFACIAPPSSKKSRTQLKEPKKEKKEKQKEPHEELTLSQKQTPGKRISLDDKLYQRDLEVALALSVKEKTANILEVQNSEEQGKHIESENVHRRPLFSNCSVDSELLGLNQVVDDDVPRSDCRQRTAASQVPAHQKKLLTIDSDDGEHATASEPESVPSEESEEDSDYSEGDDEDFAMEKKKAKGNRKKTKQKMPAAREKKTPKSKINITVSSSGITEQKSEPTQKMMSSSSEPVGRPLYTSSPVTDKKPKWIPPAASGSSNNSMKYVSLKSPTQCLRLGLSRLARVKPLHPSATSS, encoded by the exons ATGGCGCGGCCGGTGAGGAG GAACAAGAAAATTGTCGATTATTCTCAATTCGGGGATTTGGAAGATGATG ACGAAGACTTTGCATGTATAGCTCCACCTTCCAGCAAAAAATCCAGAACACAGCTCAAGGAAccaaagaaggagaaaaaagagaagcaaaaagagCCACACGAGGAATTGACTCTGTCACAAAAGCAGACACCTGGTAAAAG gataTCCTTGGATGACAAACTGTACCAAAGAGATTTGGAAGTTGCCTTAGCCTTATCCGTCAAAGAAAAAACTGCAAATATCCTTGAGGTGCAAAATTCAGAAGAACAAG GTAAGCATATTGAATCGGAAAATGTGCACAGGAGACCTCTTTTTTCCAACTGCAGTGTAGACAGTGAACTTTTAG GTCTCAATCAGGTTGTGGATGATGATGTACCTAGGAGTGACTGTAGGCAAAGGACAGCAGCATCTCAAGTCCCAGCACACCAGAAGAAGTTACTGACCATTGACAGTGATGATGGAGAGCATGCTACTGCCTCTGAGCCAGAGTCTGTACCCA GTGAGGAGTCAGAAGAAGATTCAGATTACAGTGAAGGTGATGATGAAGACTTTGctatggaaaagaagaaagccaaagggaatagaaagaaaaccaaacaaaagatGCCAGCtgcgagagagaagaaaactccCAAATCCAAGATTAATATTACAG TTTCTTCTTCAGGGATAACGGAACAAAAATCTGAGCCAACACAAAAGATGATGTCCAGTTCTTCAGAACCAGTTGGAAGGCCTTTATATACATCAAGTCCTGTAACAGACAAGAAGCCTAAATGGATACCGCCAG ctgcatcaggaagcAGTAATAACTCTATGAAATATGTTTCGCTTAAGTCACCTACTCAGTGTCTTAGACTCGGCCTCTCCAGACTTGCAAGAGTCAAGCCACTGCATCCCAGTGCTACCAGCAGTTAA